The sequence atttttgggaatttgtgctggatttttttttttttaggaatttgggctggaatttttgggaatttgtgctggatttttttggggtttgtgctggattttttgggaatttgggctggattttttgggaattatgctggatttttttgggaatttgtcctggatttttttgggatttgtgctagatttttttgggaatttgggctggaattttttggaatttgtgctggatttttttgggaatttgtgctggagttttttgggaatttgtgctggattttttttgggatttgtgctggatttttttgggaatttgggctggattttttgggaattatgctagatttttttggggaattgggctggattttttgggaatttgggctggaatttttgggaatttgggctggaattttggggaatttttgctggaatttttttgaatttgtgctggatttttttgggatttgtgctggatttttttgggaatttgtgCTGGATATTGTTCGGCAATTCGggctggatttttttggaaatgtcagcatttctgaccggatttttttgggaatttcggcAACttgggctgggttttttgggaatttttgctGGAATTGTCGGGAATTCCCGCAGGGACGTGGCGCGGGGCCACGAGAACGTTCCCATCCCCTGCGTCAACGGCGTGGACGAGGAGCCGTGCCCGCAGGACTACAAATACATCGCCGAGAACTGCGAGACCTCCACCATGAACATCGACCACAACATCACCCACCTGCAGGTGGGAGCCggaaaacggggaaaacgggggaaaacggggggaaaatggggggaaatggggaaaaacggggaaaaatgggggggaaatgggggggaaatgggagaaaacggggggaaaatgggggaaaacggggaaaaatggggaatgaacggggagaaaatggggaaaaacgggggaaaacaggggggaaatgggaaaaaacaggggaaaacggggaaaaacggggggaaatggggaaaaacgggggaaaatggggaataaacggggagaaaatgggaaaaaacggggaaaaaacgggggaaaacggggaaaaaacgggggaaaacggggggaaatggggaatgaacggggggaaacgggggggaaatgggaaaaaacgggaaaaaatggggaatgaacggggagaaaatggagaaaaacgggggaaaacaggggggaaatgggaaaaaacgggaaaacggggaaaaacggggggaaatgggggaaaacgggaaaaaatggggaatgaacggggagaaaatggggaaaaacaggggaaaatggggaaaaacggggaaaaacggggagaaaatggggaaaaacgggggggaaatggggaaaaacggggaaaaaacggggggaaatgggaaaaaacaggggaaaacggggaaaaacggggagaaatgggggaaaacggggggaaacggggaataaacggggagaaaatggggaaaaacgggggaaaatgggaaaaaacgggaaaaaatggggggaaaacagggaaaaaacgggtgggaaatggggaaaaatggggaataaacgggaaaaaacggggaaaatgggaaaaaaacgggaaaaaacggggggaaagtgggaaaaaacggggaaaaaatgggaataaacgggaaaaaatggggagaaaatgggaaaaaaagggagaaaaaaaggggggaaaacgggggggaaaaaacgggggggaaatgggaaaaaacggggaaaaatgggatttttggggtaaaactgatgggaaaatggggatttggggaaactgggacaaactgggaggaatttggggggtcctggacgGGTCCTGGAAGGTTCCAGGTGAGtctggggtgaatttggggtgactttggggtgatttgggggaatttggggtgaatttgggctGTTTTGCAGCACTGCACCTGCCAGGACGATTGCTCCTCCTCCAACTGCCTCTGCGGGCAGCTCAGCATCCGCTGCTGGTACGACAAggtgagaggggaaaaaacccccaaaaaaccccaaaattccctcaaatccaccccaaaaccatccccagAATGTCCTCAAAAATCCCCTggaaccaccccaaaaacaacccccaaaaaccccaaaaatatctgCAAAAATCCCTTAAGAATTCcaaaaaaatgccccaaaaaaatcccaaaacttcTTTCAAAACCAtgccaaaaatacaaaaaattccccccaaaaaatccccaaaaatgggctgTTTTTAAGGATGaattggggtgttttgggttttttttaagggtgttttttgggctgtttttaagggtggttttggggtgttttggggtatttttaagggtatttttgggctgtttttaagggtgattttggggtgttttggggtatttttaagggtatttttgggctgtttttcagGGTGATTTTGGagtgttttggggtatttttaagggtatttttgggctgtttttaagggtgattttggggtattttgggttatttttaagggtatttttgggctgtttttcagggtgattttggggtgtttcagtgtcccttttccccccaggaCGGGCGGCTGCTGCAGGAGTTCAATAAAATCGAGCCCCCCCTGATTTTTGAGTGCAACCAGGCCTGCacctgctggaggagctgcaagAACCGCGTGGTGCAGAGCGGCATCaagtgggaccccaaaaaaaccccaaaaacccaaattctgcaccccaaaaaccccaaaatcctgaattctgcaccccaaaaaccccaaaatcctgaattCTGCCCCCAAAGAACAGCATGGTGCAGAGCGGCATCAAGtgggacaccaaaaaccccaaatacccccatttttcccccccaaaattcccatttttcccccccaaaattcccatttttccccccaaaattccctttttttgccccccaaattccccatttttccccccagaattcccagttTTCTCCCTCAGAATTCCCGTTTTTTCTCCCTAAATTCCCAATTCCCCCCctccaaattcccatttccctccattttccccccaaaaatccccattttttccccacaaaattctcttctttcccccaaattccccgttttttcccccccaaattcccgtttttcccaaaatcccgttTTTTCGCCCCATTTCAGGGTCCGGCTGCAGCTGTACCGCACGGCCAAGATGGGCTGGGGCGTTCGGGCGCTGCAGGCGATTCCCCCCGGGACCTTCATCTGCGAgtgagggaccccaaaaacggggaaaacagcccaaaaatggGGCGAgcaaccccaaaaatggggaggggaactctaaaaaatggggaaaaaagccccaaaaatgaggagagaaaccccaaaaataggGATGGGAGGaccaaaaaaggggaaaatatcccaaaaatggggatgggaacaccaaaaatgggggaaaaccaCTCCAGAATTGGggaaaacagcccaaaaatggggagagggaccccaaaaatgggaggggaaacccaaaaatggggatgggaaccccaaaatgggaaaaatatcccaaaaatggggggaaactccaaaaatggggagaaaaaacccaaaaaaggcGGGGGGGAATCTTAAAAATTGGGATGGAAACaccaaaaatggagaaaaaaatcccaaaaatggggagggaAACCCTAAAACCGGGGGGGTTGGGGGAAttctggggttttggggggattttaggggattttggctTTCCTTTCAGATATTTTCGGGGGTTTGAAGGGGGGGGATTTCTGGGTTTTATTCTGTAAATTTTAGGccttttttgggatattttagggctttttgggatattttagggggttttgggatattttaaggtttatttgggatattttaagggttttttggtGCTATttgaaggattttgggggatattttagggatttttttgggtggattttcgGTGCTATTTGAAGGCTTTTGGGCGGATTTCAGGTTTTTAGGGATATTggccgtttttggggtgcccaaatttgggtttttttaccccAGGTACGTGGGGGAGCTGATTTCAGACGCCGAGGCCGACGTCAGGGAGGACGACTCCTACCTCTTCGACCTGGACAACaaggtgggatttttggggggttttgggaatttttggggggtttgggggatttttgggggatccaggggcaggggaccccaaaattttgaggtgagaccccaaaaatttgggacagcagctctgccccattGACCCCGTGGTGGTTTAATCCCAttgggtgggggtcccaggggtttttgggggggtcccaggggtttttggggggtcccaggggtttttggggggggtcccaggggtttttggggggtcccaggggtttttggggtgtcccaggaatttttgggggggatccCAGGGACTTTGGGGGGTCCCTAAAGGTGCTGAGGACCCCCAGACGTGCAGGCCGACCCCAAAACCAATCCAAAAAAAGtccccaaatctcccaaatcccccccaaaacccgcGGCACAGCCACGCCCCTTTCCCGAACGGGGGCGGAGCCACTGCGATTAGCCACGCCCCTTTCCAGAATGGGGCGGAGCCACAGCTCTAAGCCACGCCCCTTTTAAAATGGGGCTGAGCCACGGTGTATAGCCCCGCCCCGTTGTTGAATGGGGGCGGAGCCACTATTAGCCCCGCCCCCTGAGCGAGCCCCCGCCCCTTTCCCGGGCAGGGGGCGGGGTCTCGGCTCTCAGCCCCGCCCCCTGAGCgaggccccgcccctttcccggGCAGGGGGCGTGGTCActgctcccggccccgccccctgagcgaggccccgcccctttcccagGACGGCGAGGTGTACTGCATCGACGCCCGTTACTACGGCAACGTCAGTCGCTTCATCAACCACCTGTGCGACCCCAACATCATCCCCGTGCGCGTGTTCATGCTGCACCAGGACCTGCGCTTCCCCCGCATCGCCTTCTTCAGCAGCCGCCACATCCGCCCCGGCGAGGAGCTGGggtgggattttagggatttaGAATCATTTATAGGGATTTATTGGGGTTTTATCGGGATTTATTGGGGTTTTATAGGGATTTACTGGGATTTGTTGGGGTTTTATAGGGATTTATTGGGATTTATTGGCATTTTATAGGGGTTTATTGGGATTTATTGGGGTTTTATAGGGATTTATAGGGATTGTATAGGGTTTTATTAGGGCTTTATAGGGGTTTATTGGGTTTAATTGGGATTTATAGGTGTTTCACAGGGATTTATAGGGTTTTATTAGGGCTTTATAGGGGTTTATTGGGCTTTATTGGGTTTAATTGGGATTTATAGGTGTTTCATAGGGATTTATAAGGTTTTATTGGGTTTTATAGGGATTTATTGGGCTTTATTGGGATTTATAGGTGTTCTATAGGTGTTTCATAGGGATTTATagggttttatttggttttatagGGATTTATTGGGATTTATAGGTGTTTTATAGGGGTTTTATAGGGATTTCCAGGCTTCATGGGGTGTTTTCAGGGTTTTTACAATGCTCATGGagcatttttggggggtttttgttgggtttatGGGGTTTTTAAAGGGTTTATTTGGTATTTACGGGGTGATGATggtgtttgtggggtttttattggGCTCGGGGTTGTTTACGGGGTCCTTACACAGTTTTTCCAAGGTTTATATCGGGTTCCTGGGGTTCTTACAGTGTTTATGGGGTGCAGGGTTGTTTAGGAGGATTTGGGGGCATTTAGGGCATTTCACTCGGGGATGTTCTGGGGGCTCGGGGGACATTTagggggtctgggggacacttggggacaatTTAGGGACATTTGGGGACTTAGGGTCAATTTGTGgccattttggggacatttaaGGACATTTAGGGCCAATTTTGGGACATTTAAGGCCAATTTAAAGACAATTTAGGCACAATTTAACCCCCCACCCTCTCTGACCCCCGACCCCGTGGGGTCACCGcgggttttggggggtgggtttgggatttggggtgaccCCGGTGTCCCGAATTTCAGGTTCGACTACGGGGACCGATTTTGGGACATCAAGAGCAAATATTTCCCGTGCCAGTGCGGCTCCGAGAAGTGCAAACACTCGGCCgaggcgggcggggggcgcggggaccCCCCCGAGCTGCTGCCCCCGCTGCTGGCGCTGCCCCCgccctgagaccccccaaaatcccccaaaaatcccccctgaaaatcccaaaaaaatccctccaaaactCCCAcgaaaatccccacaaaaaatcccccgaaaatccccccaaaattccccaaaaaatccgccaaaaatccccccaaaatctcctcaaaaatccccccaaaatccgccctGGAACGGCCCCGAACTCCTGCCCAGTCCCTGCCCCAAGAACTGGCCAAAATTGGGCAAAGTTCACTCAAAATATGggcaaaattcacccaaaatgggcaaaattcacccaaaatggGCAAAATCCACCCGGTTTTGTacctggaactgccccaaattaaccaaaattcacccaaaatggGCAAAATTCACCCGGTTTTGTACTTGGAACTGCCCCAGTTCcaccccaaactgccccaaatggtcaaaattcaccccaaaaaggcccaaatttgccccaaaaGACCAAAAGTcacccaaaatggccccaaataTACAGAAAAGGGCCAAAATTTACACAAAACGGTTCCGAATTCACCCAAAATAGCCAAAATGctgccccaaattcccccaaaccgCCCCCATTTTGCCCCAATTTTGTCCCAATTTTGTCTTTAAGCCCCCCCCCCCTTGATTGACATCGGGTTTGAACCAATAAAAAGCCAGGAATGGAAAAAGGGGCGTGGTCTCGTGAAATGGGCGGGGCTATGGTGAAAAGGGGGAGGGGCCAATtttaaccccccaaaatccccccgagacccccaaaatcccccagacTCATTTCGGGGGGGGAAGTGCTTTATTGGCCGTGGCCCCGCCCCCCCAAAATTTGGCCCCTCCCCTTTTAGGCCGTGGGGGGAGGggcccccaaatccctgagtcggtgggggaggggtgggggaggggagaccccccccaaaagaGACCCCAAAAACTGAACCGGCCCCTCCCCCACGGCCGGgacccccccagggaccccaaaaatgggaggggccccagggagaccccaaaacctctaaagggaccccaaaatcccctatggaaccccaaaatcctctgtggaaccccaaaatccctacagggacccaaaaatcccctatggaaccccaaaatcctctgtggaaccccaaaacccctaaagggaccccaaaatcccctatggaacccaaaaatcccctatggaaccccaaaatccctacagggaccccaaaatcccctatggaacccaaaaatcccctatggaaccccaaaatccctacagggaccccaaatcctctattgaaccccaaaatcccctaaagggaaccccaaattccctataGGGACATATAGAGAccccacagagaccccaaatcccctacAGAGCCCCTATAAACCCCCTAAATCCCCTATAAACCTCACAGGTCCCTTATAGACCCCACAGATCCCCTATAGATCCTATAGGATCCCCTAGGTgagccagggccaggcccaTGGATCCCCTAAAAACCCCCCTATAGAACCCACAGATCCCCTATAAACCCCATAAACCCCATAAATCCCTATAAATCCCCTATAGAATCCATAGGATGGCCTAGGTGAGCCAGGGCCGGATGCATTTCTCATAGACCCCccctgtggctgtgccagccccatgGATCCCCTATGGACCCCATAGACCCCATAAATCCCCTataaatcccataaatccctACAAATCCCCTATAGAATCGATAGGATGGCCTAGGTGAGCCAGGGCCAGCCCCATGGATCCCCTTGAAACCCCCCTATAGAACCCACAGATCCCCTATAAACCCCATAAATCCCCCATAAATCCCCCATAAACCCCATCAATCCCATAAATCCATGATAAACCCCACAGTTCCCCTATAGAATCCATAGGATGGCCTAGGTGAGCCAGGGTCGGATGCATTTCTCGTAGACCCccctgtggctgtgccaggccCATGGATCCCATACAGACCCCCCTAAAAACCCCATAAATCCCCATAAATCCCCTataaatcccataaatccctATAAATCCCCTATAGAATCTATAGGATCCCCTAGGTGAGCCAGGGCCGGATGCATTTCTCATAAACCCccctgtggctgtgccaggccGTGTGAGGGACCCCGGGCACGGCGCAGCCGCCCAGAGCGCCCCGGGCCCAGAGCGAGCGCAGGCCGAACGTGTCctgcaggaacacctggaatgggaaaagacccttaaatatcccaaaaataacCCTGAGAATGTCCTGAAAACgtccccaaaatatcctgaaaatatcctgaaaatatccccaaaatatccccaaaatatcgtgaaaatatcccaaaaataacCCTGAAAATGTCCTGAAAACgtccccaaaatatcctgaaaatatcctgaaaatatccccaaaatatcctgaaaataccccaaaaatattctgaaaatatcccaaaaataaccctgaaaatgtccccaaaatatcctgaaaatgtccccaaaatatcctgaaaatatcccaaaaatattttgaaaatatcctgaaaatatcccaaaaatattctgaaattatCCTGAAAATATCctaaaaatatccccaaaatatcccgaaaatattctaaaaatatCCCGAatatatccccaaaatatcctaaaaatatcccaaaaatccccaaatcctccccggGCCCAGAGTGACCTCAGGCCGAATGTGTCCTGCAGGAACACCTGGGCTGGACAAAAAAACCCCgttaaaaacacccaaaaataacccaaaataccctaaaaacaacccccaaaataCCCTGAAAAATTACCAAAACTTTCctaaaaaataacccaaaaaatatcctaaaaacacctttaaaaaaccccttcaaccacccccaaaaataccccaaaacccccaaaaatagcccaaaatgagaccccaaaactcccaaatcTTGGAACCCAATCCCAATTTTTGGGGGCCCAATCCCAAATCTTGGATCCCATCCCccttttttggggtcccaaccccaattttggggtcccagcctCTAATTTTGGGGCCCCActcccaattttggggtcccaccccCCTTTTTGGGGTCTCAATCCCCAATTTTTGGGGCTCCAATCCAAGTTTTTGGAGTccaaatcccaattttggggtcctagccccatttttggggtcttAATCtccaatttttggggtcccaccccaaattttggggtcccaccccCTATTTTGGGATCCCATTCCccttttttggggtcccaccccCAATTTTTGGAGTCCCAAtcccaatttttggggtcccaccccCCTTTTTGGAGTCCCAATCCCAATTTTGGAGTCCCAAtcccaatttttggggtcccaccccCCTTTTTGGAGTCCCAATCCCAATTTTGGAGTCCCAAtcccaatttttggggtcccaccccAATTTTTGGTGTCccaccccaaattttggggtgcccctcACCGGCTGCGCCTCCATGTCCCGCACGGTCTCGTTGGCGTCGTAGAACCCAAAAAGGCTtcggggaaattttggggtcaccagggggggaccccgaaattcggggacaccccaaaagggcccggggggatttggggaggatttggggatttttggggggacttttttttgacttttttggatttttggggtcattttggggtaatttttggttaatttggggtcattttgaggtgattttggggaagatttttgggataattttgggttgattttagggtgattttggggtgattttggggtatttttgggttgattttagggtgatttttgggggaattttggggcaattttggaGTGATTCTGGAGTTTttctgggatgatttttgggttgattttAGGGTGATTTTCGGTTTTTGGGGAAGATTCTCGGGGGAATTTCAGGGACGTTTCTGGGCGGGTtcggggaggattttggggtaactTCGGGCTGATTTCGGGgcgattttgggggtttttggggtcccacctggACTGCCAGGGGGTGATGACGCCGTCGTCGGGGCCCCCGATCAGCACCAGCCGCTGGATCCGCAGCAGGTTCCGCTTCCAGTCTGGGGGagtcggggattttggggtgaaattccGGGGATTCGGGGCTTTTTgggatggaattttgggaatttggggttttttggggatttttggggctcaCCTGAGGCGTTGGGGTGCAGCCGCTCGTCGTTGAGCAGCGCCAGGAAGTCGCTGCTGTTCAGGTACAGCTCCCGGTGGTGGGGGTCTGCAAgggggagtttggggatttttggggggtttggggggttttgggggggtttggggtttttggggggggttgggtttttttgggggggttttggggttttttgagagggtttggggttttttggggggattttttgcgGGGTttttcgggggattttgggggaggtTTGTGGGGATGGTTTTGGGATatttcagggggttttggggggatttttagggtattttgggagatttttgggggtttttggggccaGACCATTCCAGTAGTTGCAGATGGACACGCCCTGGCCCAGGGGGGTGTAGCAGAGCCGGTACAGGTTGGATTTCATGTGCCGGGGGAAAAGCCACTTCAGGTAATCGGTGTCTGCCCCAAAATTGgcaaaaatcagcccaaaatcagcccaaaacctgccccaaaatcagccccaaaccaccccaaaatctgcccaaaattcagcaaaaatcagcccaaaatcagccccaaaatcagctcaaaatcaacccaaaaccaccccaaaatctgccccaaaatcagtcccaaaacaccccaaaatctccccaaattcctccctctcccccaggacacacagagacctcccaaaaccccctggaaaacaccaaaataaaccccaaaaaatcaccaaaaaaagcccaaaaaaaccacccccaaaaaaatctaaaatcgccctcaaaaaaatcccaagaattccccaaaaatccccccaaaaaaaatccccaaatccccctgaatCCCCTTCAGCCCCAGAACACACAGAGACCTCCAAAAATCCCGCAAAACACcgaaataaaccccaaaaaatcacaaaagaacccccaaaaaaacccaaaaaactcacaaataaccccaaaaccgccccaaaaaaaccccataaattcccaaaaatccccaaaattccccaaaatccgcTCACCCCCGTACTGGCCCATCTGCGGCGCCGCCAGGGAGATGAAGCTCTGCACGTTGTGGTCGGGGGTCGTGGCCAGCAGCGCCCGGCAGATGAGACCCCctggaattggggagggggctggtggggaggggggcgagacaccccaaaaaccacccctggggaaccccaaaatcccacccaaaaatgcccctggaaacccccaaaatcccacccaaaaatgcccctggaaacccccaaaatcctccaccaaaacaaccaaaatcccacccaaaactccccaaatcccacccaaaaatccccctgggaacccccaaaatcccacccaaaactcccccaaaaattcccccaggaacccccaaaaattccccaaaatcccccctgagaACCCTAATGCTCCCCAAATGatctgggacccctccccaaaatccgaGCCCCCTGCCCATGAACCCGAGACCCcctcccacagccctgggaccccccacccCTAAACACAGGACCCTCATTCCTGGActcgggacccctccccaaaaatctgagacccctccccataaccccaggacccctccccatgaccccgggacccccgggacccctccccatggccctgggacccctcccacagccctgggacccctccccagccccgggggtcccgggacccccacccaccCTGGCTGTAGCCCAGCAGGTGAACCCaggggacccccaggacccctccccagccccgggacccccgggacccccacccaccCTGGCTGTAGCCCAGCAGGTGAACCCCCCGGGCCGCGTTGGCCATGATGGGCGCCAGCGCCCGGCGGAACCCGGCCACCTGCAGCCACAGCGGCCGCAGCGACGCGCCCCGGTCAAAGAGGTCCAGCACCGTCACCTCCGCGCCCGGGTGGCTCTggggggggaaaaacggggtgagggaccccaaaaatgggatcagGGACCCCGAAAACGGgatcagggaccccaaaaatggggtgagggaccccaaaaatggggttgggaccccaaaaatgggattgggACACCAAAAACAGGGTCacggaccccaaaaatggggtcagggaccccaaaaatgggattgggaccccaaaaacggggTCAGGGACCCTGAAAATGAAgtcagggacccccaaaatggggtGAGGGACACCAAAAATGGgatcagggaccccaaaaatgggattagggaccccaaaaacgggatcagggaccccaaaaatgggattgggaccccgaaaatgggatcagggaccccaaaaatgggattgggaccccaattttgggggatttttggggatattttggggtgatttggggatattttgggaatattttgggatattttgcaGATATCTTGAGGACATTCTGGGGATATGTTGCagatattttgggaatattttggggatatttccaggacattttggggatatttccgGGATATTTTGGGAACATTCTGGGGATATTTCCGGGATCTTTTGGGGATCTTTTGGGGATACTTTGGGAATATTTTCAGGATATTTCCAGGAtcttttggggatattttggggatatttccgggatattttgggaacattttggggatatttccgGGATCTttcggggatattttggggatatttccgGGATCTTTCGGGGATATTTCCGGGATCTTTCGGGGATCTTTccaggatattttgggaatatttcgGGGATATTTCCGGGATCTTTCGGGGATATTTCCGGGATCTTTCGGGGATCTTTTGGGGATATTTCCGGGatattttgggaacattttggggatatttccgGGATCTTTCGGGGATCTTTCGGGGATATTTCCGGGATCTTTccaggatattttgggaatCTTTCGGGGATATTTCCAGGATcttttggggatatttcggggATCTTTCCAGGATCTTTTGGGAATCTTTCGGGGATCTTTTGGGGATATTTccaggatattttgggaatatttcggggatatttccaggatattttgggaatatttcgGGGATATTTCCAGGATATTTCCGGAATATTTCGGGGATCTTTCGGGGATCTTTCGGGGATCTctcggccgggcccgggctCCCACCTCGTTGATGAACTGCCGCAGGCGGCGGAAGTCGCCGGGGCTGTCGAAGAGCCCGTGCACGACCACCACGGGCCGGAACGgcgccccccgcgccgccgggggggggaggggcgccagcagcagcagcagcagggggagGGGCAgcgccgcccctcccccaccgcCCCGCCACGGCGCGCGCGGCATCCCtgcggggggggagggga comes from Lonchura striata isolate bLonStr1 chromosome 29, bLonStr1.mat, whole genome shotgun sequence and encodes:
- the PPT2 gene encoding lysosomal thioesterase PPT2; translation: MPRAPWRGGGGGAALPLPLLLLLLAPLPPPAARGAPFRPVVVVHGLFDSPGDFRRLRQFINESHPGAEVTVLDLFDRGASLRPLWLQVAGFRRALAPIMANAARGVHLLGYSQGGLICRALLATTPDHNVQSFISLAAPQMGQYGDTDYLKWLFPRHMKSNLYRLCYTPLGQGVSICNYWNDPHHRELYLNSSDFLALLNDERLHPNASDWKRNLLRIQRLVLIGGPDDGVITPWQSSLFGFYDANETVRDMEAQPVFLQDTFGLRSLWARGALGGCAVPGVPHTAWHSHRGVYEKCIRPWLT